The Halogranum gelatinilyticum genome contains a region encoding:
- the trpC gene encoding indole-3-glycerol phosphate synthase: protein MNANEEEVAPAVRAILDAAAEREGGSERLAVDARSLTDAFDAVEADGRVPIISEVKPTSPTTEGTRDDDPVELAEEMVAGGAAALSVLTEPEHFGGSTENLERIREAVDVPVLRKDFVVREDQLDVVESDVILLIARFVDDLAGLVEAAESRGFQALVEVHSVAELEAALAAGASIIGINNRDLAKLEVDLATFETVAQEAPDDVTLIAESGVSSVDDVRRMRAAGADALLVGTAIMDGDVRENVQRFTNATQETQT, encoded by the coding sequence ATGAACGCTAACGAGGAAGAGGTTGCGCCAGCGGTGCGCGCTATTCTCGACGCCGCCGCCGAGCGCGAGGGCGGGTCGGAACGGCTCGCCGTCGACGCACGGTCGCTCACCGACGCCTTCGACGCTGTGGAAGCCGACGGCCGCGTCCCGATCATCTCGGAGGTCAAGCCGACCAGTCCGACGACCGAGGGGACGCGCGACGACGACCCCGTCGAACTGGCCGAAGAGATGGTCGCCGGTGGGGCCGCCGCCCTGTCGGTGCTGACCGAACCCGAGCACTTCGGCGGGTCGACGGAGAACCTCGAACGGATTCGAGAAGCGGTCGACGTCCCCGTCCTGCGGAAGGACTTCGTCGTGCGCGAGGACCAACTCGACGTCGTCGAGTCCGACGTGATTCTGCTCATCGCGCGGTTCGTCGACGACCTCGCTGGCCTCGTCGAGGCCGCGGAGTCCCGCGGTTTTCAGGCACTCGTCGAGGTCCATAGCGTCGCAGAGCTGGAAGCGGCACTCGCGGCAGGTGCTTCCATCATCGGTATCAATAACCGTGACCTCGCCAAGTTGGAGGTAGACCTCGCGACGTTCGAGACGGTCGCACAGGAGGCCCCCGACGACGTGACACTCATCGCGGAGAGTGGCGTGTCGTCCGTCGACGACGTGCGTCGGATGCGGGCGGCCGGTGCCGACGCCCTCCTCGTCGGGACGGCGATTATGGATGGAGACGTGCGAGAGAACGTCCAGCGGTTCACGAACGCGACACAGGAGACACAGACATGA
- a CDS encoding methylated-DNA--[protein]-cysteine S-methyltransferase, giving the protein MQDAGIYAREFDALGRAVQLGVASGQVINVSFPDTPPADAERDHPLLDRLADYLAGENDHFDDVPVALTVPTDQRRVLDAVRKLPYGETVSVDRVARLAGLDDEDEEDVATVRQALRANPVPLFIPDHRVSGASGATPDDVAERLRVVER; this is encoded by the coding sequence ATGCAAGACGCCGGAATCTACGCTCGCGAATTCGACGCGCTGGGCCGTGCGGTCCAACTCGGTGTCGCCAGCGGGCAGGTCATCAACGTCTCCTTTCCCGACACGCCCCCTGCAGACGCCGAGCGCGACCATCCGCTGCTCGACCGGCTCGCCGACTACCTCGCGGGCGAGAACGACCACTTCGACGACGTGCCCGTCGCGCTGACAGTCCCGACCGACCAGCGTCGCGTGCTCGACGCGGTCCGCAAGCTCCCCTACGGCGAGACCGTCTCGGTCGACCGGGTCGCACGGCTCGCGGGCTTGGACGACGAGGACGAGGAAGACGTGGCGACGGTCCGACAGGCACTCCGGGCCAACCCGGTGCCGCTGTTCATCCCGGACCACCGCGTGAGCGGCGCGTCGGGTGCGACCCCCGACGACGTCGCCGAGCGGCTGCGCGTGGTCGAACGCTGA
- a CDS encoding CPBP family intramembrane glutamic endopeptidase, protein MTDWTAFAGFAGVVLGLLLLLAHASKAVFSDADDERQRRAVDLDRPLKRRDEDPYHTQPSADGGVDAHNRRWEALDQPQGHRQSGIDEMSTASLLVNVAVSQGLFGVLLVVGAWFTEVPLSALGLGSGDVSPLMLAVGTALGVGLYVVNELGAAAGERVGIASSEELRQALAPDSAAGWAVLLLVVLPVIAGFEELLFRAALVGVVSAGFGVSPWLLAVLSSVAFALGHGAQGPGGIVVTGTLGFVLAAAFVLTGSFLVVFVAHYLVNALEFVVHEGLDVEWV, encoded by the coding sequence ATGACCGACTGGACGGCGTTCGCGGGATTCGCGGGCGTCGTCCTCGGTCTGCTTCTCCTCCTCGCACACGCCTCGAAGGCGGTTTTTTCCGACGCTGACGACGAGCGTCAGCGACGTGCCGTGGACCTCGACCGGCCGCTGAAGCGTCGAGACGAGGACCCATATCACACACAGCCGAGCGCCGACGGCGGTGTCGACGCACACAACCGACGCTGGGAGGCACTCGACCAGCCACAGGGACACCGACAGTCCGGCATCGACGAGATGTCGACGGCGTCACTCCTCGTCAACGTCGCCGTCTCCCAGGGGCTGTTCGGCGTGCTCCTCGTCGTCGGCGCGTGGTTCACCGAGGTGCCGCTGTCGGCACTCGGCTTAGGTTCCGGCGACGTCAGTCCGCTCATGCTCGCCGTCGGCACCGCGCTCGGCGTCGGTCTCTACGTCGTCAACGAACTCGGAGCCGCCGCGGGCGAGCGCGTCGGCATCGCCAGCTCCGAGGAGCTGCGACAGGCACTTGCCCCCGACTCCGCGGCGGGGTGGGCTGTCCTGCTACTCGTCGTCCTGCCAGTCATCGCGGGGTTCGAGGAGTTGCTCTTTCGGGCCGCGCTCGTCGGCGTCGTCAGCGCGGGCTTCGGCGTCTCGCCGTGGCTCCTCGCCGTCCTCTCGTCGGTCGCGTTCGCGCTCGGCCACGGCGCGCAGGGACCGGGTGGCATCGTCGTCACGGGGACGCTGGGCTTCGTCCTCGCGGCGGCGTTCGTGCTCACCGGGAGCTTTCTGGTGGTCTTCGTCGCCCACTACCTCGTCAACGCCCTGGAGTTCGTCGTCCACGAGGGGCTGGACGTCGAGTGGGTGTAG
- the lonB gene encoding ATP-dependent protease LonB — translation MSNDMDNDDRHPEQGARDTDGSEDSEPEESFPVSGDQETNGQRERGHNPDHGAGADEPSIEDLGSTVEVTADIAEDVDEDDLLGGLLVDSTDEIEVPDRLVDQVIGQEHARDVVMKAAKQRRHVMMIGSPGTGKSMLAKAMAELLPKEELQDVLVYHNPDDGNRPKVRTVPAGKGEQIVEAHKEEARKRNQMRSFLMWIIIAVVLGYALLIVGNILLGILAAGIIYLAFRYGSRGGDAMVPNLLVNNADTKTAPFEDSTGAHAGALLGDVRHDPFQSGGMETPSHDRVEPGAIHKANKGVLFIDEINTLDIRSQQHLMTAIQEGEFGITGQSERSSGAMVQTEPVPTDFVMIAAGNLDAMENMHPALRSRIKGYGYEVYMDDTIEDTPEMRRKYARFVAQEVAKDGRLPAFDHEAIEEVILEARRRAGRKGHLTLEFRNLGGLVRVAGDIGRAEGADRVTREHVLQAKRRSRSIEQQIADDYIQRRKDYELSVNDGYVTGRVNGLAVMGEDSGIVMPVMAEVAPSQGPGQVIATGKLQEIAEESVQNVSAIIKKFSDEDLSEKDVHIQFVQAYEGVDGDSASVTVATAVISALENVGVAQNIAMTGSLSVRGDVLPVGGVTHKIEAAAKAGMDTVIIPAANMQDVMIEDEYKEMVEIIPVSHISEVLDVALEGEPEKDSLIDRLKSITGSTLDKKKSQQSVNKGPSSPSPQ, via the coding sequence ATGAGCAACGACATGGACAATGACGACAGGCACCCGGAGCAGGGGGCACGCGACACCGACGGATCCGAGGATTCGGAGCCGGAGGAGTCGTTCCCTGTGTCTGGTGACCAAGAGACGAACGGGCAGCGTGAGCGGGGCCACAACCCCGACCACGGTGCCGGGGCAGACGAGCCCTCGATAGAAGACCTCGGAAGCACAGTCGAGGTCACGGCAGACATCGCAGAGGACGTCGACGAAGATGACCTCCTCGGTGGACTGCTCGTAGACTCGACGGACGAGATCGAGGTCCCTGACCGTCTCGTCGACCAGGTCATCGGGCAGGAACACGCCCGGGACGTCGTCATGAAAGCGGCAAAGCAGCGCCGACACGTCATGATGATCGGCTCGCCCGGGACGGGCAAATCGATGCTCGCCAAGGCGATGGCCGAACTCCTCCCGAAGGAGGAGCTGCAGGACGTTCTCGTCTACCACAACCCCGACGACGGCAACCGGCCGAAAGTTCGGACCGTCCCCGCGGGCAAGGGCGAACAGATCGTCGAGGCCCACAAGGAGGAAGCCCGCAAGCGCAACCAGATGCGCTCGTTCCTCATGTGGATCATCATCGCCGTCGTGCTGGGCTACGCGCTCCTCATCGTCGGCAACATCTTGCTGGGCATCCTCGCGGCCGGTATCATCTATCTCGCCTTCCGCTACGGTTCTCGCGGCGGCGACGCGATGGTGCCGAACCTCCTCGTCAACAACGCGGACACGAAGACCGCGCCGTTCGAGGACTCCACGGGTGCGCACGCGGGTGCACTCCTCGGCGACGTCCGCCACGACCCGTTCCAGTCGGGTGGGATGGAGACGCCGAGCCACGACCGCGTCGAGCCCGGTGCCATCCACAAGGCGAACAAGGGCGTCCTGTTCATCGACGAGATCAACACGCTCGACATCCGCTCCCAGCAGCATCTCATGACCGCCATCCAGGAGGGCGAGTTCGGTATCACCGGCCAGTCCGAACGCTCCTCGGGTGCGATGGTCCAGACGGAGCCGGTCCCGACGGACTTCGTCATGATCGCCGCCGGGAACCTCGACGCGATGGAGAACATGCACCCCGCACTCCGCAGCCGTATCAAGGGCTACGGGTACGAGGTCTACATGGACGACACCATCGAGGACACCCCCGAGATGCGCCGCAAGTACGCCCGCTTCGTCGCGCAGGAAGTCGCCAAGGACGGCCGGCTTCCCGCCTTCGACCACGAGGCGATCGAGGAGGTCATCCTCGAAGCCCGCCGCCGTGCGGGCCGCAAGGGCCACCTCACGCTCGAGTTCCGTAACCTCGGTGGGCTGGTCCGCGTCGCCGGCGACATCGGCCGCGCGGAGGGCGCGGACAGAGTCACGCGGGAACACGTCCTGCAGGCCAAGCGCCGCTCGCGCTCCATCGAGCAGCAGATCGCCGACGACTACATCCAGCGCCGCAAGGACTACGAGCTGTCGGTCAACGACGGCTACGTCACCGGCCGCGTCAACGGTCTCGCCGTCATGGGCGAAGACTCCGGTATCGTGATGCCCGTCATGGCCGAAGTGGCTCCCTCGCAGGGGCCCGGTCAGGTCATCGCGACCGGGAAGCTTCAGGAGATCGCCGAGGAGTCCGTCCAGAACGTCTCGGCTATCATCAAGAAGTTCTCCGACGAGGACCTGTCGGAGAAGGACGTCCACATCCAGTTCGTGCAGGCCTACGAGGGCGTCGACGGCGACTCCGCCTCCGTCACGGTGGCGACCGCCGTCATCAGCGCGCTGGAGAACGTCGGCGTCGCACAGAACATCGCCATGACCGGCTCGCTGTCGGTCCGTGGCGACGTGCTCCCGGTCGGTGGGGTCACCCACAAGATCGAGGCGGCCGCGAAGGCCGGCATGGACACCGTCATCATTCCGGCGGCGAACATGCAGGACGTCATGATCGAAGACGAGTACAAGGAGATGGTCGAGATCATCCCGGTCTCGCACATCAGCGAAGTGCTCGATGTGGCGCTCGAAGGCGAGCCGGAGAAGGACTCGCTCATCGACCGCCTCAAGAGCATCACCGGGTCGACGCTCGACAAGAAGAAGAGCCAACAGAGCGTCAACAAGGGTCCGAGCAGTCCCAGTCCGCAGTAG
- a CDS encoding nicotinamide-nucleotide adenylyltransferase has product MRGFYIGRFQPYHNGHHHMVKEIATEVDELVLGIGSAGDSHSTRNPFTAGERVMMITKSVAEFDLTTYVVPIEDLDRNSVWVSHVQSMSPKFDVAYSNNPLVIRLFTEAGVEVRQSPMFRREVLEGTELRQRMIDDDGNWRHLVPDPAVDVIDEIDGINRIQQVSDSDSNDEAVPETPE; this is encoded by the coding sequence ATGCGGGGGTTCTACATCGGTCGCTTCCAGCCGTACCACAACGGCCACCACCACATGGTGAAGGAGATCGCCACCGAGGTCGACGAACTCGTCCTCGGCATCGGTAGCGCGGGCGACTCTCACTCGACGCGCAATCCGTTCACCGCGGGCGAACGCGTCATGATGATCACCAAGTCGGTCGCCGAGTTCGACCTTACGACCTACGTCGTCCCCATCGAGGACCTCGACCGGAACTCGGTGTGGGTCAGCCACGTCCAGAGTATGTCGCCGAAGTTCGACGTCGCCTACTCCAACAACCCCCTCGTCATCCGGCTGTTCACGGAGGCCGGTGTCGAGGTGCGTCAGTCACCCATGTTCCGTCGCGAGGTGCTGGAGGGGACGGAACTCCGCCAGCGGATGATCGACGACGACGGCAACTGGCGACATCTCGTCCCCGACCCCGCCGTCGACGTCATCGACGAGATCGACGGCATCAACCGCATCCAGCAGGTCAGTGACAGCGATTCCAACGACGAGGCCGTGCCGGAGACACCCGAATGA
- a CDS encoding SAM hydrolase/SAM-dependent halogenase family protein gives MLTLASDFGTPYPAAMKGVVLDRLGEDTTLVDVGHDFPRQDVRTAAFWLRETLPYFPPAVHLAVVDPGVGTDRAALAVRVGDHALVGPDNGLLLPPARVLAEQQDADIEVFDVAYDAPESTTFHGRDVFAPVAAEVHEVGVDAMARLDDLTRLDEDDYVDLAFSEPTVERDGGATTVTGEVLVIDDFGNTITNVPGEVLGDADEAVVEGLTAPIVEAFADVSRGDRLLTVGSHGYVECDVNHGRGDKAFGLTLGDEVRFSF, from the coding sequence ATGTTGACACTCGCTTCAGACTTCGGAACCCCCTACCCCGCCGCGATGAAAGGCGTCGTCCTCGACCGACTGGGCGAGGACACCACGCTCGTCGACGTCGGCCACGACTTCCCCCGACAGGACGTCCGCACGGCCGCCTTCTGGCTCCGCGAGACGCTGCCGTACTTCCCGCCCGCGGTCCATCTGGCGGTCGTCGACCCCGGCGTCGGTACCGACCGCGCGGCCCTCGCGGTTCGCGTCGGCGACCACGCGCTCGTCGGTCCCGACAACGGTCTCCTGCTCCCACCCGCGCGGGTGTTGGCCGAGCAGCAGGACGCCGACATCGAGGTCTTCGACGTCGCCTACGACGCCCCCGAATCGACCACCTTCCACGGCCGGGACGTCTTCGCGCCCGTCGCCGCCGAGGTACACGAGGTCGGCGTCGACGCGATGGCGCGTCTCGACGACCTGACGCGGCTGGACGAAGACGACTACGTCGACCTCGCGTTCTCCGAGCCGACGGTCGAACGCGACGGCGGTGCGACGACCGTCACCGGCGAAGTCCTCGTCATCGACGACTTCGGCAACACCATCACCAACGTTCCCGGTGAGGTGCTCGGCGACGCCGACGAGGCCGTCGTCGAGGGGCTCACGGCCCCCATCGTCGAGGCGTTCGCCGACGTCTCCCGCGGCGACCGACTGCTCACCGTCGGCAGTCACGGCTACGTCGAGTGCGACGTGAACCACGGCCGCGGCGACAAGGCCTTCGGGCTCACACTCGGCGACGAGGTTCGGTTCTCGTTCTGA
- a CDS encoding trimeric intracellular cation channel family protein, with protein MDAFDLMNVVGLVAFAMVGSLKAADAELDLFGVTVLGVLTALGGGTMRDTLVGRTPASLQSISDMSVAFVGVALAVVLSRRISGRLRDHPAILLPDAVGLAAFAATGALVGTQAGLSPYGVVILATLTAVGGGSLADLLLNRVPVVLQEDFYATPALLGGVVFWLVTQLSVAVDTAALVCAGFVLSVRVLALRYEWELPRVSGTHE; from the coding sequence ATGGACGCTTTCGACCTGATGAACGTCGTCGGCCTCGTGGCCTTCGCGATGGTCGGGTCGCTGAAAGCCGCCGACGCGGAGTTGGATCTCTTCGGCGTGACCGTCTTGGGTGTCCTCACCGCTCTCGGCGGCGGGACGATGCGCGACACGCTGGTCGGCCGGACGCCCGCCTCCTTGCAGTCCATTAGCGACATGAGCGTCGCCTTCGTCGGTGTCGCACTCGCCGTCGTGTTGTCTCGGCGAATCTCGGGTCGCTTGCGTGACCACCCCGCCATTCTCCTGCCCGACGCCGTCGGTCTCGCGGCCTTCGCCGCGACGGGCGCGCTCGTCGGGACGCAGGCCGGACTCTCACCCTACGGCGTGGTCATCCTGGCGACGTTGACCGCCGTCGGCGGCGGCAGTCTGGCGGACCTGCTGTTGAACCGCGTACCGGTCGTCCTCCAAGAGGACTTCTACGCGACGCCCGCGCTGCTCGGCGGGGTGGTGTTCTGGCTCGTGACGCAACTGAGTGTCGCCGTCGACACGGCGGCACTGGTCTGTGCGGGCTTCGTCCTCTCGGTGCGGGTGCTCGCGCTGCGGTACGAGTGGGAACTGCCGCGGGTGTCAGGCACCCACGAGTAA
- a CDS encoding M48 family metallopeptidase, protein MGHASSWTLPVRAGVSLVTSLFMLLAGLGLVAAVGVVVAMLLSTYAAEFLALGQVTVPEEWWWVLWAVAGSIAVGLASLTVVRFVRSDRERLVANTRPPGDVSVERQLERTVDRLALQLGLKPPTVRVREMSQPLAYTTVQPREEVTHRRSEADFIVVSSGLLELLTADELRAVLAHELAHIANHDSRLYTMIRLPLLSAETLLPTDGRPSNLIELVAALLASVAAINVGIFARSRELAADRAAALLTGNPAALASALDRISDESTATPSEDLRQYARTTSSIATVPVTKNYWGASLTTLHPSLESRLAQLQAIEAEAATA, encoded by the coding sequence ATGGGACACGCCAGCTCGTGGACACTACCGGTTCGTGCTGGTGTCTCGCTCGTCACGAGTCTCTTCATGCTGTTGGCTGGTCTGGGACTCGTCGCTGCAGTCGGCGTCGTGGTCGCAATGCTGTTGTCGACGTACGCTGCAGAGTTCCTTGCTCTCGGCCAGGTTACAGTCCCCGAAGAGTGGTGGTGGGTACTCTGGGCAGTTGCAGGCAGTATCGCGGTGGGACTGGCCTCATTGACAGTAGTAAGGTTCGTTCGGAGCGACCGCGAGCGGTTAGTGGCCAATACGCGCCCGCCCGGCGACGTGAGCGTTGAGCGACAGCTCGAACGGACTGTCGACCGTCTTGCCCTTCAGTTGGGGCTGAAACCACCAACGGTCCGTGTTCGAGAGATGAGCCAGCCACTCGCGTATACGACTGTTCAGCCACGAGAGGAGGTCACACATCGTCGGTCCGAAGCCGATTTCATCGTCGTCTCCAGCGGCTTGCTCGAGTTACTCACCGCTGACGAACTGCGTGCGGTACTGGCTCACGAGCTAGCACACATTGCGAACCACGACAGTCGGTTGTATACGATGATTCGCCTCCCACTCCTCTCTGCGGAAACACTCCTGCCAACGGACGGCCGTCCGTCGAACCTTATCGAGCTCGTGGCAGCACTCCTCGCATCTGTTGCAGCGATCAACGTCGGAATCTTCGCACGCAGCCGGGAACTCGCCGCGGACCGTGCTGCAGCGTTGCTGACGGGCAATCCGGCGGCGTTAGCGTCGGCTCTCGACAGGATATCCGACGAGTCGACGGCCACGCCAAGTGAAGACCTCCGTCAGTATGCACGCACGACGAGTTCAATCGCCACCGTCCCAGTCACTAAGAATTACTGGGGCGCGTCGCTGACGACACTCCACCCCTCGCTCGAGAGCCGCCTCGCACAGTTACAGGCTATCGAGGCCGAAGCAGCGACCGCGTGA
- the thsA gene encoding thermosome subunit alpha, giving the protein MQQPLFILSEGSQRTRGQAAQDSNIRAGKAVANAVRTTLGPRGMDKMLVDSSGTVVITNDGATILEEMDIEHPAAQMIVEVAQTQEEEVGDGTTTAAVLTGELLAQAEDLLDADLHPTVIVEGYHEGARLAQEAIDAMVLDIDLDDEILVQVAESSMTGKGTGDVTADALAKLVVDAVRHVADGEKINRDHIRLLTRTGASSSATELVEGVVIDKERANDNMPKSVEDATVAVLDMKLEVRKGESKAEYNITSVDQLNAAIAAEDTELRGYAKTLSEAGVDVVFCSKKIDDRVAGYLADAGILAFKNVKSSDAKALARATGAKRLGSLSDIDKSDFGHVDNVHVEKYGDDELTFIEGGDAAKSVTLFLRGGTEHVVDELERAMEDAVDVVIAALNKGGVVPGAGCTEIAISDHIRSEAAGITGRKQLAVEAFADAIDALPRTLAENTGMDPIDAIVDLRAMFDKEGRAGIIAHGQKGEVADPVEYGIIDPAAVKREAVESATEAATMIVRIDDVIAAE; this is encoded by the coding sequence ATGCAGCAACCCCTGTTCATTCTCTCGGAAGGTAGCCAGCGGACCCGCGGTCAGGCCGCCCAAGACTCCAACATCCGCGCGGGCAAAGCGGTCGCCAACGCGGTCCGAACCACACTGGGTCCCCGTGGGATGGACAAGATGCTCGTCGACTCCTCGGGCACCGTCGTCATCACGAACGACGGCGCGACCATCCTCGAGGAGATGGACATCGAGCACCCCGCCGCGCAGATGATCGTCGAAGTCGCCCAGACCCAGGAGGAAGAGGTCGGCGACGGCACGACGACCGCGGCCGTCCTCACCGGTGAACTCCTCGCGCAGGCCGAAGACCTGCTCGACGCCGACCTCCACCCGACGGTCATCGTCGAGGGCTACCACGAGGGCGCGCGGCTCGCACAGGAGGCCATCGACGCGATGGTCCTCGACATCGACCTCGACGACGAGATCCTCGTCCAGGTCGCCGAGTCCTCGATGACCGGCAAGGGCACCGGCGACGTCACCGCCGACGCCCTCGCGAAGCTCGTCGTCGACGCGGTCCGCCACGTCGCCGACGGTGAGAAGATTAACCGCGACCACATCCGTCTCCTGACCCGCACGGGTGCCTCCTCCTCGGCGACGGAACTCGTCGAAGGCGTCGTCATCGACAAGGAGCGCGCGAACGACAACATGCCCAAGTCCGTCGAGGACGCGACGGTCGCTGTTCTCGACATGAAGCTCGAAGTCCGCAAGGGCGAGTCGAAAGCGGAGTACAACATCACCTCCGTCGACCAGCTCAACGCGGCCATCGCGGCCGAGGACACCGAACTCCGCGGCTACGCGAAGACCCTTTCGGAAGCCGGCGTCGACGTCGTCTTCTGCTCGAAGAAGATCGACGACCGCGTCGCGGGCTATCTCGCCGACGCGGGCATCCTCGCGTTCAAGAACGTCAAGTCCTCGGACGCGAAGGCACTCGCCCGCGCGACCGGTGCGAAGCGGCTCGGCTCGCTCTCGGACATCGACAAATCCGACTTCGGCCACGTCGACAACGTCCACGTCGAGAAGTACGGTGACGACGAACTCACCTTCATCGAGGGCGGCGACGCGGCCAAGTCCGTGACGCTGTTCCTCCGCGGCGGCACCGAACACGTCGTCGACGAACTCGAACGCGCCATGGAGGACGCCGTCGACGTCGTCATCGCCGCGCTCAACAAGGGCGGCGTCGTCCCCGGTGCAGGCTGCACCGAAATCGCCATCTCGGACCACATCCGCTCGGAGGCCGCGGGCATCACGGGCCGCAAGCAGCTCGCCGTCGAAGCGTTCGCCGACGCCATCGACGCCCTGCCGCGCACGCTCGCCGAGAACACCGGCATGGACCCCATCGACGCCATCGTCGACCTCCGCGCCATGTTCGACAAGGAGGGCCGCGCCGGCATCATCGCCCACGGCCAGAAGGGTGAGGTCGCCGACCCCGTCGAATACGGCATCATCGACCCCGCCGCCGTGAAGCGCGAGGCAGTCGAGTCCGCGACCGAGGCTGCGACGATGATCGTCCGCATCGACGACGTCATCGCGGCCGAGTAA
- a CDS encoding amidohydrolase family protein: protein MLELEHGFRVVDVNAQLDPDAGSVAARGREITPERLEREMHQAGVVRAVVSPGRRPREEGYLRANNAVARLSVDRPFVAFARLNGARDPGSKTTSRLRNLTASRKEYHVSPDDVEQYAYDGRFHGFVVDPVHDGLPDDEVLDRLDDVGLPILVHAGVDFTPTAVADALLGYDFPVVLTSFGGFPLDRDLMATAIDLLAEYDDLYLETSFVRYRAVLERALREHPDRVLFGSGAPETHPDVGVMELLTLDVSEDAMTRAFSNNPSRVVEGLAPGSDE from the coding sequence ATGTTGGAGTTGGAGCACGGCTTCCGGGTCGTCGACGTGAACGCACAGCTCGACCCCGACGCGGGGTCGGTCGCGGCCCGTGGTCGGGAGATCACGCCCGAACGCCTCGAACGCGAGATGCATCAGGCGGGGGTCGTCCGGGCGGTCGTCTCGCCGGGACGGCGGCCACGAGAGGAGGGCTATCTCCGCGCGAACAACGCCGTCGCCCGGCTGAGCGTCGACCGCCCGTTCGTCGCCTTCGCGCGGCTCAACGGTGCTCGCGACCCCGGAAGCAAGACCACCTCGCGGCTCCGCAACCTCACCGCCTCGCGCAAAGAATACCACGTCTCGCCGGACGACGTCGAACAGTACGCCTACGACGGCCGGTTTCACGGCTTCGTCGTCGACCCCGTCCACGACGGGTTGCCCGACGACGAGGTGCTGGACCGGCTCGACGACGTCGGCCTGCCCATCCTCGTCCACGCGGGCGTCGATTTCACGCCGACCGCTGTCGCCGACGCGCTCCTCGGCTACGACTTCCCCGTCGTCCTCACGAGCTTCGGCGGCTTCCCGCTCGACCGCGACCTGATGGCGACGGCCATCGACCTGCTCGCCGAGTACGACGACCTCTACTTAGAGACGAGTTTCGTCCGCTACCGTGCGGTCCTCGAACGCGCACTCCGGGAACATCCCGACCGCGTGCTGTTCGGCAGCGGCGCGCCCGAGACACATCCGGACGTGGGCGTCATGGAACTACTCACACTCGACGTCTCGGAGGATGCGATGACCCGCGCGTTCTCGAACAATCCGTCGCGCGTCGTCGAGGGGTTGGCTCCGGGGAGCGACGAGTAG
- a CDS encoding glycosyltransferase family 2 protein: MTLSVVVPTLNGRDQLAASLDSLAARAPDAEVIVVNGPSADGTTGMVRDRDDVDVLVEISARTLNVARNAGIEVASGDAVAFLGHDLVVEESWADAIRAGLDEAHVVTGPTHQTLQGGMTTDELEERDIANRHVTYFNGGNVAFRARTLKRLDGFDEYLETGGARDAAHRLGGIDARVTWGAGMCVRREYEADGGVTERDWGWKYRALAYRLVKNYGLRPTVARRTLVHAAEDAYSAARGVLRGDGTPTGWLGNGRDVVVGITTGGSDGFVARSRDRTSSRNPHGVSKRADRAVARYDWR; this comes from the coding sequence ATGACGCTCTCGGTCGTGGTCCCCACGCTCAACGGGCGGGACCAACTCGCCGCCAGCCTCGATTCGCTGGCAGCGCGCGCCCCCGACGCCGAGGTCATCGTCGTCAACGGTCCCTCGGCCGACGGCACGACCGGCATGGTTCGGGACCGCGACGACGTCGACGTCCTCGTCGAGATTTCGGCGCGGACGCTCAACGTCGCTCGCAACGCCGGTATCGAAGTCGCCAGCGGCGACGCCGTCGCCTTCCTCGGCCACGATCTCGTCGTCGAGGAGTCGTGGGCCGACGCCATCCGGGCGGGTCTCGACGAGGCCCACGTCGTCACCGGCCCGACCCACCAGACCCTCCAGGGCGGGATGACGACCGACGAACTCGAAGAGCGCGACATCGCCAACCGCCACGTCACCTACTTCAACGGCGGCAACGTCGCCTTCCGCGCTCGGACGCTCAAGCGACTGGACGGCTTCGACGAGTATCTCGAAACGGGCGGCGCGCGCGACGCGGCCCACCGCCTCGGCGGTATCGACGCACGAGTCACGTGGGGCGCGGGGATGTGCGTCCGCCGTGAGTACGAGGCCGACGGCGGCGTCACCGAACGCGACTGGGGCTGGAAATACCGCGCGCTCGCCTACCGGCTGGTCAAGAACTACGGGCTCCGGCCGACGGTCGCCCGCCGGACGCTGGTCCACGCCGCCGAGGACGCGTACTCGGCGGCTCGCGGCGTCCTCCGCGGCGACGGGACGCCGACCGGCTGGCTCGGCAACGGCCGGGACGTCGTCGTCGGCATCACCACCGGCGGCTCCGACGGCTTCGTCGCCCGCTCGCGCGACCGGACGAGTTCCAGAAATCCACACGGCGTGTCGAAGCGCGCCGACCGGGCGGTCGCGCGGTACGACTGGCGGTGA